One window from the genome of Elusimicrobiota bacterium encodes:
- a CDS encoding GHKL domain-containing protein, producing MTGLSTVVFVGTAFNLALPLFILFKGNKKQINFVFFALGMSVALWTLCHGFALRAESNEQALLWTRRIMFGAILLPPFFSWFVKLIENEDYKVSLPVFLTHLTITGYFLFNIFSPQMISDAHWENWGISWRGGYIFNIYSIYYLGFMGYGIYLLAKRCRKTTGLTRTQGLYVLMGASLSAGFGMLVNIALPMFKIVEFNKYGPLGTLSLIGFWSYAIFRYRLMDVNLVFRYTFIYGLFIATLATPMLFIVWWSNSLVVASILILVALGIAPTLMSKWKGSFTHIVDKLAWFQGKYESLKNVGYFERVILGSISPRHWYINMVDSVNRLIETEGVVGYMLDEELDAYLPQAWSGMDRETAIRSMRGEKWDLLELMKERRGIVFRDSLIHELPIERARQIDGMMEVLGAHLCVPFSDGEKIIGFITLGRKLKKGIPFFKTHEILFNSIRDLLDLPITKDKNKIKIIDQLTSRLDLQKGPYKVSDHEIVEALNGLVNEKEFLGDFDLNCLNLRSEGMQLLKKYHEHIGLSKRQKLVLHTAVIRSLLKDEIGPGPEELINAEDIDALTLLFSAGQETLMVMMTAVTQQKRSAEWAHDLRHPFDKGSFRLIDDLTGSKLGPVSNEQKQALLAIKQDSGFIRRKLETLINPQSDVLHLSLRDVRELLEELSLKYELLCLHHKINFRIDLPDLGHKIKCDAEILIFRIFGNLMDNALRHTPAGGSIQIGVIPKVESIVVSINNSGGEPIDPNQLARIFERGTQGGGSEKVGIAGLGLFNVDQAMKANNGKVWVASTKEGGTTFFLEFPLILDFK from the coding sequence ATGACGGGTTTGAGCACGGTCGTTTTTGTTGGGACCGCTTTTAATTTGGCCCTGCCTCTTTTTATTCTCTTTAAGGGGAACAAGAAGCAGATCAACTTTGTTTTCTTTGCCCTTGGAATGTCGGTTGCCCTCTGGACCCTTTGCCATGGTTTCGCTCTCAGGGCGGAGAGCAATGAGCAAGCCCTCCTTTGGACAAGGAGGATTATGTTCGGCGCTATTCTCCTTCCCCCGTTTTTCAGTTGGTTTGTAAAGTTGATCGAGAACGAAGATTACAAAGTATCCCTCCCCGTCTTTTTAACCCATCTCACGATAACAGGATATTTCCTTTTCAATATTTTTTCACCCCAAATGATTTCAGACGCCCACTGGGAAAATTGGGGGATTTCCTGGCGTGGGGGATACATTTTTAACATCTACTCGATTTATTACTTGGGTTTCATGGGCTATGGAATATATTTGTTGGCAAAAAGATGTCGAAAGACCACCGGGCTTACCCGCACCCAGGGACTCTATGTTTTGATGGGCGCCTCATTAAGCGCGGGCTTCGGCATGTTGGTCAATATTGCCCTTCCCATGTTCAAAATCGTTGAATTCAATAAATACGGACCGTTAGGGACTCTTTCTTTAATAGGGTTTTGGTCCTATGCAATTTTCCGTTACCGTTTAATGGACGTTAATCTTGTATTCCGCTATACCTTCATCTACGGTTTATTCATCGCCACTCTGGCCACTCCCATGCTTTTCATCGTCTGGTGGTCAAACTCCCTGGTGGTGGCTTCTATTTTGATCTTGGTTGCCCTCGGAATTGCGCCAACGCTCATGAGTAAATGGAAAGGTTCTTTTACCCATATTGTCGATAAGCTGGCCTGGTTTCAAGGGAAATACGAGAGTTTAAAAAACGTGGGTTACTTTGAGAGGGTGATCCTTGGCTCCATTTCTCCAAGGCATTGGTACATCAACATGGTGGACTCGGTGAATCGATTGATTGAGACAGAGGGTGTCGTAGGCTACATGTTGGATGAGGAACTTGATGCCTATTTGCCCCAGGCCTGGTCTGGAATGGACCGTGAAACAGCCATTCGGTCTATGCGGGGGGAAAAGTGGGATCTGTTGGAACTCATGAAAGAAAGGCGAGGGATCGTATTCCGAGACAGTCTAATTCATGAACTTCCCATTGAACGAGCTCGTCAAATCGATGGGATGATGGAAGTTTTAGGGGCCCACCTTTGTGTCCCCTTTTCGGACGGCGAAAAAATTATTGGGTTTATTACTCTGGGAAGAAAACTTAAAAAAGGGATCCCCTTTTTCAAAACGCATGAAATTCTTTTTAATTCAATCAGAGATCTTCTCGACCTTCCGATCACGAAAGATAAAAATAAAATCAAAATCATTGATCAGCTCACAAGCCGATTGGATCTTCAAAAAGGCCCATATAAGGTGTCTGACCATGAAATTGTCGAAGCGTTAAATGGTTTGGTCAATGAAAAAGAGTTTCTAGGCGATTTTGATTTGAATTGTTTGAATTTGCGATCAGAAGGCATGCAATTGCTAAAAAAGTATCACGAGCATATTGGTTTGTCTAAGAGACAGAAGCTTGTTCTCCATACCGCTGTGATTCGGTCACTACTGAAGGATGAAATCGGGCCTGGTCCAGAGGAATTAATTAATGCGGAAGATATAGACGCCCTTACACTTCTTTTTTCAGCTGGACAGGAAACTTTGATGGTCATGATGACGGCGGTCACCCAACAAAAGCGAAGCGCGGAGTGGGCCCATGACCTGCGCCACCCTTTTGATAAGGGGAGTTTTCGATTGATTGATGATTTAACGGGATCCAAACTGGGGCCCGTCAGTAATGAGCAAAAGCAGGCCCTTTTAGCGATCAAACAAGATTCTGGGTTTATTCGCCGAAAGTTAGAGACGCTCATAAATCCCCAATCCGATGTGCTCCATCTTAGCCTCCGAGACGTGCGCGAACTTCTTGAAGAATTAAGTCTTAAATATGAGCTTTTATGTCTTCATCACAAAATAAATTTCAGAATAGATCTCCCGGATTTAGGGCATAAAATTAAATGTGATGCAGAGATATTGATCTTTCGCATTTTCGGGAACTTGATGGACAATGCTCTCCGACACACACCGGCCGGGGGGAGTATTCAGATAGGGGTCATCCCGAAGGTGGAATCAATTGTTGTTTCGATTAATAATTCGGGGGGGGAACCGATAGATCCGAATCAACTAGCAAGAATCTTTGAGCGAGGGACGCAAGGAGGCGGGAGCGAGAAAGTAGGTATCGCTGGTCTCGGCCTTTTTAATGTTGATCAAGCCATGAAAGCCAATAATGGGAAAGTTTGGGTGGCAAGCACCAAGGAAGGGGGAACAACTTTTTTCTTGGAATTCCCACTTATTCTCGATTTTAAGTAG
- a CDS encoding aminotransferase class I/II-fold pyridoxal phosphate-dependent enzyme, whose amino-acid sequence MKISRGSTDRRMAVRVQCASNIEVSCFSKDTSAPSQVFSADLVDISLGGLRMQTNGFLREGQRVFARLNETFAGEEPLRGVVAWSETPDSTPRPLRYGVKFLEPSEEQAGKLKQFLEETLHSRRTRKIKVDRRKLDFFNRWMANLDEEGTDFQFHVADGPPLDKVVYDGKEVIQLCSNNSLGMSVHPKVIAAAKAALEKYGTGCGGSRLISGNLQLLKDLELVISGFLGVEDTVLFMTGYMGNVGAIEAMTNISFLNRKVNMSNVVGIFSDHENHKSIIHGCRLAEIKNHAVMRTYRHLDMNQLENQLRTTHTSRKIIITEGVFSMRGDLAPLKDISALANKYNALIYLDDSHGLGHMGKTGRGSVEHWGVKNVDVTLGTFSKAFGAAGGFISAQSSLCDYLRLQANTYIFSSALPPATVAGVKEAFSVFDSELNLHKQFWKIVNYFKTKVLDLGFDILGSQSHIIPILIGSEHKAKRIAADLFKNGIFLPAVRYPATAPGKAILRCMLTVKHTTQQLDFVVDELAKLGRQEGIIPGA is encoded by the coding sequence ATGAAGATTTCACGAGGATCAACCGACCGCCGAATGGCCGTGCGCGTTCAATGCGCTTCAAACATTGAGGTGTCCTGTTTTTCAAAGGACACCAGTGCCCCCAGCCAGGTGTTCAGTGCGGACCTAGTGGACATCAGTCTTGGCGGGCTTCGCATGCAAACGAATGGATTTCTCCGAGAAGGGCAACGGGTTTTTGCCCGGCTGAACGAAACTTTTGCCGGAGAAGAACCGCTTCGCGGCGTTGTTGCTTGGAGTGAAACGCCCGACAGCACCCCGAGGCCACTTCGTTACGGGGTTAAGTTCCTAGAGCCGTCAGAGGAACAGGCGGGAAAACTGAAACAGTTCCTTGAAGAAACTCTTCACTCTCGAAGAACCCGAAAAATTAAAGTTGACCGTAGAAAACTCGATTTCTTTAACCGTTGGATGGCCAATCTCGATGAGGAGGGGACAGATTTTCAATTTCATGTTGCCGATGGCCCCCCACTAGATAAGGTTGTTTATGACGGTAAAGAAGTCATCCAACTTTGTTCTAATAATTCGCTTGGGATGAGCGTACACCCAAAGGTCATTGCGGCCGCAAAAGCCGCGTTAGAAAAATACGGGACAGGTTGCGGTGGCTCAAGATTAATTTCGGGAAATCTTCAACTTTTAAAGGATCTTGAATTAGTGATTTCTGGTTTCCTTGGGGTTGAGGACACTGTCCTGTTTATGACTGGATACATGGGCAATGTCGGGGCCATAGAGGCCATGACAAACATCAGTTTTCTGAACCGAAAAGTGAACATGAGCAATGTGGTCGGAATATTCTCTGACCATGAAAACCACAAAAGCATCATTCATGGGTGTCGGTTAGCCGAAATTAAAAATCATGCTGTAATGCGCACCTATCGGCATTTGGATATGAACCAGCTTGAAAATCAATTACGCACAACACACACAAGCCGAAAGATCATAATCACAGAGGGCGTATTTAGCATGAGAGGCGACTTAGCCCCGCTAAAAGACATTTCGGCCCTTGCCAATAAATACAATGCCCTTATCTATTTAGATGATTCTCATGGTCTTGGGCACATGGGAAAAACAGGCCGCGGATCAGTGGAACATTGGGGTGTCAAAAATGTGGATGTTACCCTCGGAACGTTTAGCAAGGCCTTTGGGGCCGCTGGTGGATTTATTTCCGCCCAATCAAGCCTTTGCGATTATTTGCGACTTCAAGCCAACACGTATATATTTAGTTCCGCACTCCCTCCCGCCACGGTGGCTGGGGTCAAAGAGGCGTTTAGCGTCTTTGACTCCGAATTGAACCTGCATAAGCAATTTTGGAAAATTGTTAATTATTTCAAGACAAAAGTTCTTGATTTAGGTTTTGATATTTTAGGAAGTCAATCCCATATCATTCCGATTTTGATCGGCTCTGAACACAAAGCCAAACGGATTGCCGCTGATCTCTTTAAGAACGGTATCTTTCTTCCCGCTGTTCGATATCCGGCCACTGCTCCAGGGAAAGCCATTTTGCGTTGTATGCTCACCGTTAAACACACCACGCAACAACTGGATTTTGTGGTGGATGAACTTGCAAAACTGGGGAGACAAGAAGGAATTATTCCAGGGGCTTAA
- a CDS encoding amidohydrolase family protein yields the protein MDPAPVSVVDFHTHIGDVCRGCYREQIVSDTEGHVESHLLERSSYNPHLIRLVSSGILPKSLLISSAQNAASLANGKNLIASMDSAGIGKSLVLPIAPFVQTQQVVEASKEDPDRLIPLISVNFDGASPDDVKNQIEDYCNRFPFRGIKFHPNIQRVDPSSLEARTLYETAAKKDLFIIVHGGITPILFDDSRKLAVGEKLLPILEAHPSTTFVVAHAGSYFNPNNKFLENIVGFRNVYAETSGIGPDTILSALTLLGPERVIFGSDWPYGTQTQSLSLLRSAIYRFCLIKNDDVDRVTHLVQSNNANRLLKCQ from the coding sequence ATGGATCCCGCCCCTGTCTCCGTTGTTGATTTCCACACCCATATTGGTGATGTGTGTAGGGGGTGTTACAGGGAACAGATCGTATCCGATACCGAAGGGCATGTTGAGTCTCATCTTCTTGAGCGGTCTAGCTATAATCCCCATCTCATCCGACTTGTATCGTCAGGAATTCTCCCAAAATCATTACTGATTTCCTCCGCCCAAAACGCCGCTTCTTTGGCAAATGGGAAGAATCTGATTGCCTCCATGGATTCCGCCGGTATTGGAAAAAGTCTTGTTTTACCGATTGCCCCATTTGTTCAGACTCAACAGGTTGTAGAGGCTTCTAAAGAGGATCCCGATCGATTAATTCCTTTGATCTCCGTTAACTTTGATGGGGCCTCTCCAGACGATGTAAAAAACCAAATAGAAGACTATTGCAATCGATTCCCATTTCGAGGGATAAAATTTCATCCGAACATTCAAAGGGTTGATCCCTCATCACTTGAGGCTCGAACCCTATATGAAACAGCCGCCAAAAAAGATCTCTTCATTATCGTTCACGGTGGTATTACACCGATTCTATTCGATGACTCTCGAAAATTGGCCGTTGGGGAAAAACTTTTGCCTATTTTGGAGGCCCATCCAAGCACGACTTTCGTTGTGGCCCACGCTGGGAGCTATTTTAACCCCAACAATAAGTTTTTAGAAAACATCGTTGGATTTAGAAACGTTTATGCTGAAACCAGCGGAATAGGACCGGATACCATTTTATCAGCACTCACTTTACTGGGGCCGGAGCGCGTCATTTTTGGCTCGGATTGGCCCTATGGGACACAGACACAATCCCTCTCTCTATTAAGATCTGCGATTTATCGATTTTGTCTTATAAAAAATGATGACGTCGACAGGGTCACGCACCTGGTTCAAAGTAACAACGCGAACAGGCTTCTGAAATGTCAATGA